From a region of the Gossypium raimondii isolate GPD5lz chromosome 10, ASM2569854v1, whole genome shotgun sequence genome:
- the LOC105777640 gene encoding uncharacterized protein LOC105777640 isoform X2 has protein sequence MATNGTSDLKRKQGIVSSLCKHFSLDPAFSSQVPGNDIKTLYINILKSSGKESPQNNDEVMKWIAFADSFPSDSKACHGGLNELNTDLAKKSVLLGNGFTPSEADVIVFSVIHSSMIALSTPEKEKLPHVMRWMDYIQNSEDLGALFEKILLEKPVFEPQIAKAAAKPEVTSSAKGTVQNTKIADKPDTEKNAKKSDSADAKKKAKGDKEAVPEKKAPEKEASDKDKELSVSLLNIQVGLIRKAWKHPSADSLLVEEIDVGEAKVRQVVSGLAKYCSPEDLTNRRVVLITNVKPGKLRDVMSEGLVLCASNEDHTKVEPLLPPEGAKPGECISFSGIDGKPEDVLNPKKKQLEKITPNLFTDEKGVATFKGIPFMTSAGPCTSSIPKASIK, from the exons ATGGCAACCAATGGAACCAGTGATCTCAAAAGGAAGCAAGGAATAGTATCATCTCTTTGCAAGCACTTCTCTTTGGATCCT GCTTTTTCAAGTCAAGTCCCTGGAAATGATATTAAGACCCTGTACATAAACATTTTGAAGTCATCAGGGAAGGAGTCACCGCAAAATAATGATGAG GTGATGAAGTGGATAGCTTTTGCAGACAGCTTTCCCAGTGATTCTAAGGCATGCCATGGTGGTTTGAATGAATTAAACACCGACTTGGCTAAAAAATCTGTACTTTTGGGCAATGGATTTACACCCTCAGAAGCTGATGTTATTGTTTTTTCAGTCATACATAGTTCAATG ATTGCCCTTTCAACTCCAGAGAAGGAGAAATTGCCACATGTGATGCGATGGATGGATTATATCCAG AATAGTGAGGATCTTGGTGCACTTTTTGAGAAGATATTGCTGGAGAAGCCTGTTTTTGAGCCTCAG ATAGCAAAAGCTGCAGCTAAGCCAGAAGTAACTTCAAGTGCTAAAGGGACTgttcaaaacacaaaaattgCAGACAAGCCAGACACagaaaaaaatgcaaagaaaagtGATTCCGCG GATGCCAAGAAAAAGGCTAAGGGAGATAAGGAAGCTGTTCCAGAGAAGAAAGCACCTGAAAAAGAAGCATCTGATAAAGACAAAGAACTCAGTGTCAGTTTACTGAATATACAGGTTGGTCTTATACGTAAAGCATGGAAACATCCATCTGCTGATAG TTTACTGGTAGAGGAGATAGATGTTGGAGAGGCTAAAGTACGACAGGTTGTTAGTGGATTGGCCAAGTATTGCAGTCCAGAAGACTTGACG AATCGTCGTGTTGTGCTCATTACAAATGTAAAACCTGGAAAGCTACGAGATGTGATGTCAGAGGGACTG GTGCTTTGTGCTTCTAATGAAGATCATACCAAGGTAGAGCCCTTACTGCCCCCTGAAGGTGCTAAACCTGGCGAGTGCATTTCATTTTCGGG GATTGATGGAAAGCCAGAAGATGTCCTAAATCCAAAGAAGAAGCAGTTGGAGAAAATAACACCG AATCTTTTCACTGATGAGAAGGGTGTGGCCACATTTAAAGGTATTCCATTTATGACCTCAGCAGGGCCATGCACATCTTCCATTCCTAAAGCTAGCATCAAATGA
- the LOC105777640 gene encoding uncharacterized protein LOC105777640 isoform X1, whose product MATNGTSDLKRKQGIVSSLCKHFSLDPKAFSSQVPGNDIKTLYINILKSSGKESPQNNDEVMKWIAFADSFPSDSKACHGGLNELNTDLAKKSVLLGNGFTPSEADVIVFSVIHSSMIALSTPEKEKLPHVMRWMDYIQNSEDLGALFEKILLEKPVFEPQIAKAAAKPEVTSSAKGTVQNTKIADKPDTEKNAKKSDSADAKKKAKGDKEAVPEKKAPEKEASDKDKELSVSLLNIQVGLIRKAWKHPSADSLLVEEIDVGEAKVRQVVSGLAKYCSPEDLTNRRVVLITNVKPGKLRDVMSEGLVLCASNEDHTKVEPLLPPEGAKPGECISFSGIDGKPEDVLNPKKKQLEKITPNLFTDEKGVATFKGIPFMTSAGPCTSSIPKASIK is encoded by the exons ATGGCAACCAATGGAACCAGTGATCTCAAAAGGAAGCAAGGAATAGTATCATCTCTTTGCAAGCACTTCTCTTTGGATCCT AAGGCTTTTTCAAGTCAAGTCCCTGGAAATGATATTAAGACCCTGTACATAAACATTTTGAAGTCATCAGGGAAGGAGTCACCGCAAAATAATGATGAG GTGATGAAGTGGATAGCTTTTGCAGACAGCTTTCCCAGTGATTCTAAGGCATGCCATGGTGGTTTGAATGAATTAAACACCGACTTGGCTAAAAAATCTGTACTTTTGGGCAATGGATTTACACCCTCAGAAGCTGATGTTATTGTTTTTTCAGTCATACATAGTTCAATG ATTGCCCTTTCAACTCCAGAGAAGGAGAAATTGCCACATGTGATGCGATGGATGGATTATATCCAG AATAGTGAGGATCTTGGTGCACTTTTTGAGAAGATATTGCTGGAGAAGCCTGTTTTTGAGCCTCAG ATAGCAAAAGCTGCAGCTAAGCCAGAAGTAACTTCAAGTGCTAAAGGGACTgttcaaaacacaaaaattgCAGACAAGCCAGACACagaaaaaaatgcaaagaaaagtGATTCCGCG GATGCCAAGAAAAAGGCTAAGGGAGATAAGGAAGCTGTTCCAGAGAAGAAAGCACCTGAAAAAGAAGCATCTGATAAAGACAAAGAACTCAGTGTCAGTTTACTGAATATACAGGTTGGTCTTATACGTAAAGCATGGAAACATCCATCTGCTGATAG TTTACTGGTAGAGGAGATAGATGTTGGAGAGGCTAAAGTACGACAGGTTGTTAGTGGATTGGCCAAGTATTGCAGTCCAGAAGACTTGACG AATCGTCGTGTTGTGCTCATTACAAATGTAAAACCTGGAAAGCTACGAGATGTGATGTCAGAGGGACTG GTGCTTTGTGCTTCTAATGAAGATCATACCAAGGTAGAGCCCTTACTGCCCCCTGAAGGTGCTAAACCTGGCGAGTGCATTTCATTTTCGGG GATTGATGGAAAGCCAGAAGATGTCCTAAATCCAAAGAAGAAGCAGTTGGAGAAAATAACACCG AATCTTTTCACTGATGAGAAGGGTGTGGCCACATTTAAAGGTATTCCATTTATGACCTCAGCAGGGCCATGCACATCTTCCATTCCTAAAGCTAGCATCAAATGA